AGCGACCGTTACCTCGGGGCAACCTCTGAGCCACGCGCCGTGGTTACAATGACGAATTGTTAGGTCACCGGAACATCTTGTAACACAGGAGCTGCCATGTCCCAGGCGAACCAATCAGGCGACTACGTCGACGTGCCGCCGAGCAACGTCGAAGCGCCGGATGCGCACGGCAAGTTTTCGCTCAACGAAGACTGGGCGGCGACCGCCATCGGTCTCGTGATTCTCGGGCTGTGCCTGCTGCAGGTCATCCCCGACATCAAGGGGCTGTTCCTCTAATGGCTACCACCAACACGAACGCGCCCATCGTCAACGAGGATGCGCAGGAGCAGCCGCAGGGCTCGCCCGCGTGGGGCTTCGCGGGCTTCGTGCTCGTGCTCGTCCTCGCCTGGATCGTCCAGGTGCTCACGACGAACCTGCCCGACTGGACGGAGGGCACCTGGTTCGGCCAGGTCTCGAAGTCGATCGAGTTCCCCGTCTACGCGATCATCCTCGGCTTCGCCTTCAACGGCATCCTCTCGCTGCTCGGCATTCGCGACCGCATGTCGGGCGGCTTCCGCACCGAGTTCTTCATCAAGATCGGCCTCGTGCTGCTCGGCGCCGGCGTCAACGTCACCGTAATTCTCGACATGGGCCTGCCCGCCGTGCTGCAGGCGCTCCTGCTTATCGCGGTCGTCTTCTTCTTCACCTGGTGGTTCGCCGGCATCATCGGCCTCGAGCCGCACCTGCGCGCGTTGCTCGCCTCGGCGCTCTCGATCTGTGGTGTCTCGGCCGCCGTCGCCGCGGCGGGCGCCGTGCACGCGAAGAAAGAGCAGCTCGCCTACGTCGCCGGCCTCGTGATCGTCTTCGCGCTGCCCGCGATCTTCCTGCTGCCGTGGCTCGCCGACCTCATGGGCCTCTCGCCGATCGTCACCGGCGCCTGGATCGGCGGCAACATCGACACGACCGCCGCCGTGACCGCGGCCGGCGCCGTCGCGGGCGACGAGGTACTCCAGTACGCCTCGATCGTCAAGATGATTCAGAACGCGCTCATCGGCTTCGTCGCGGTCGCGCTCTCGATCTACTTCACGCTGCGCGTCGACCGCCCTGCCGGCGTGGATGCGATGCGCGTCACCCGCTCGGGCTGGGGCGAGGTCTGGTCGCGCTTCCCGAAGTTCGTGCTCGGCTTCATCGCCGCCTCGCTCGTCGTGTCGATGCTCGCCGCAGCATTCCCGGCCGCGCTCGAGGACGGCGCGTGGCTCGACAACGGGATGAGCGCCGCGAAGACGCTGCAGACGGTGTTCTTCACCCTCGCGTTCGTGTCGATCGGCCTCGAGTTCCGTTTCGGTGCGCTGCGCGACGCGGGCTGGAAGCCGGTGCTCGTGTTCTTCGCCGGCACGATCGTCAACCTCATCGCGGGCCTCGCGCTGTCGACGCTGCTCTTCGGCGTGCTGTTCCCGTAACGCTGCGCCAACGACGAAGCCCGGCACCCACAGTGGGCGCCGGGCTTCGTCGTTGCGGTCGCGGCTACTGCGCCGCGGCCTGCACGCGCAGGCAGCGAAGGGTGTCGTCGAGGCCCTCGACGATCATCCGGCGCAGCGCGGCGGGCGCATCCGCGTTCGCCTCGAGCCAGGCCTCCGCGGCGGTGACGACCTCGTCGCTCGGCAGCGAGGTGGGGTAGAAGCCCTCGATGAGGTCTTCCGCGCTGTGGAAGCTGCGCGCATCCCAGATGCTGCGCAACTCGGCGAAGTACGGGGCGATGTACGGCGCGACGAGCTGCTCGTCGTCGGCGTGCCAGAAGCCCGCGATCGTGGCGCGCACAATCTCGTTCGGCTGCTCACTCCCGACCCACACGAGCTCCCACGCCGCGCGCTTCGCGTCGGCGTTCGGGGCGGCGGCGCGGGCGACGGCGGCGTGCTTGTTGCCGCCCGAGGTCTTGTCCTGCTCGTTGCGGGCAACAATTTCGGCCTCGCCGGCACGACCGCCGGCGACGAGCGCGGTGAGCAGCTCCCAGCCGAGGTCGGTGTCGATTTCGAGGCCCTCGAACGCGAGGTCACCGTCGAGCAGCGCCTGCACGGCGTCGAGCTGCGCGCCCGTGGCCGCGAAGTCGCCGAACGAGCGGACGAACGCGAACTGCGCATCCGAACCCGGCTCGGCGCCCTTCGCGAGCTCGAGCAGGCGGTCGGCCACGCCCTCGACCGTCGCCTGGCGCTGCGTCTTCGGCGTGAAGCGGCGGGCGGCGACCACGAGCTGGCCGAGCTGCTGACGACGCGTCGTCGACTCGGTCTCGTGCTCGACCGACGTGAGCAGGTGCTGGATGAAGTCGGCCACGGGCAGCTCGCCGTCGCGCGTCGCATCCCACAGGCTCGCGAGCACCAGGCCACGCGCCATCGGGTCGCTGATGTTCGAGGCGTGCGCGAGGGCGGTCGCGAGCGACTGCTCGTCGAAGCGGATCTTCGCGTACGCGAGGTCCTCATCGTTGACGAGCACGAGGTCGCCGCGCACCTTGCCGACGAGCTCGGTCACGTCGGTCTCGGCGCCGTCGACGTCGAGTTCGAGGTGCTCGCGGCGCACGAGGTCGCCCGAGTCGCTGAGGTCGTAGAGGCCGACGCCGAGGCGGTGCGGGCGCAAGGTCGGGTAGTCGGCGGTCGCCGTCTGCTCGATCACGAACTTCGTGATGACGCCCTCGGCGTCGATCTCGATCTTCGGGCGCAGCGTGTTCACGCCGGCCGTCTCGAGCCACTTCTGCGACCAGTCCTTGAGGTCACGGCCCGAGGCCGCCTCGAGCTCCACGAGCAGGTCACGCAGCTCGGTGTTGCCGAACGCGTGCTTCGTGAAGTACGCGTTGACGCCCTTGAAGAACGCCTCGCGACCGACCCAGAAGAACAGCTGCTTGAGCACCGAACCGCCCTTGGCGTAGGTGATGCCGTCGAAGTTCACCTGCACGTCGTCGAGATCGCGGATCTCGGCGACGATCGGGTGTGTCGAGGGCAGCTGGTCCTGGCGGTACGCCCAGGTCTTCTCGGAGGCGAGGAAGGTGACCCAGTTGTTCGTCCACTCGGTCGCCTCGGCGGTCGCGAGCGTCGAGATGAACTCGGCGAACGACTCGTTGAGCCAGAGGTCGTTCCACCAGTTCATCGTGACGAGGTCGCCGAACCACATGTGGCCGAGCTCGTGCAGGATGGTCACGACGCGGCGCTCGCGCACCGCATCCGCCACCTTCGAACGGAAGACGTACGTCTCGGTGAAGGTGACGCAGCCCGCG
The Gulosibacter sediminis genome window above contains:
- a CDS encoding YeiH family protein, with product MATTNTNAPIVNEDAQEQPQGSPAWGFAGFVLVLVLAWIVQVLTTNLPDWTEGTWFGQVSKSIEFPVYAIILGFAFNGILSLLGIRDRMSGGFRTEFFIKIGLVLLGAGVNVTVILDMGLPAVLQALLLIAVVFFFTWWFAGIIGLEPHLRALLASALSICGVSAAVAAAGAVHAKKEQLAYVAGLVIVFALPAIFLLPWLADLMGLSPIVTGAWIGGNIDTTAAVTAAGAVAGDEVLQYASIVKMIQNALIGFVAVALSIYFTLRVDRPAGVDAMRVTRSGWGEVWSRFPKFVLGFIAASLVVSMLAAAFPAALEDGAWLDNGMSAAKTLQTVFFTLAFVSIGLEFRFGALRDAGWKPVLVFFAGTIVNLIAGLALSTLLFGVLFP
- the pepN gene encoding aminopeptidase N translates to MPGENLTRVEADERADLIAVDHYDVALDLTTSDTTFRTITKVTFTATAGSSSFIDAITETVHRIELNGESLDPAQHADGVRIALPNLAERNELLVEADMFYMNTGEGLHRFVDPADGEVYLYSQFEVPDARRMYPNFEQPNLKATFAFTVTAPAAWKVVSNQPIAQRTELGEGVAKWEFETTARISSYITALVAGPYQEWTDELTSSDGRTIPLGVFSRASLGEFMDPEYIFDITKRGFEFYEREFGVPYPFDKYDQLFVPEYNMGAMENAGCVTFTETYVFRSKVADAVRERRVVTILHELGHMWFGDLVTMNWWNDLWLNESFAEFISTLATAEATEWTNNWVTFLASEKTWAYRQDQLPSTHPIVAEIRDLDDVQVNFDGITYAKGGSVLKQLFFWVGREAFFKGVNAYFTKHAFGNTELRDLLVELEAASGRDLKDWSQKWLETAGVNTLRPKIEIDAEGVITKFVIEQTATADYPTLRPHRLGVGLYDLSDSGDLVRREHLELDVDGAETDVTELVGKVRGDLVLVNDEDLAYAKIRFDEQSLATALAHASNISDPMARGLVLASLWDATRDGELPVADFIQHLLTSVEHETESTTRRQQLGQLVVAARRFTPKTQRQATVEGVADRLLELAKGAEPGSDAQFAFVRSFGDFAATGAQLDAVQALLDGDLAFEGLEIDTDLGWELLTALVAGGRAGEAEIVARNEQDKTSGGNKHAAVARAAAPNADAKRAAWELVWVGSEQPNEIVRATIAGFWHADDEQLVAPYIAPYFAELRSIWDARSFHSAEDLIEGFYPTSLPSDEVVTAAEAWLEANADAPAALRRMIVEGLDDTLRCLRVQAAAQ